The DNA region TATTTGAGATTTAACATgaaatcatataaataaaatttgtataaacATAAATCCACACCAAGGCAGAACACAGACAGCAAaggacaaagtaaaaacaaagaaaactaattgGCAGCTATATACAGTTGAACAGTTGTATCTTGTACACTAGGAagtcttttacaaaataattatcTTAGGTCAACAAAAGACCAGTCTTCAACATTGTCCTGCAAGATGGGTTACTTtgcatttcctcctcttttctccaaGGTCCTCCTTTAGTATGGCTGGTAATTGTTTTGGTGATTGCCACCCCCTCAGAATGCCTTGTCATATGTGCTCTGTGGTCACTGCACATTCCTATCCATATCCATAGTTCCCATAGTTACCCCCAGTATTATCATATCCGCCATAGCCATTAGGGTTCTAATCACCACCATAGGCACTATTGTAATTTCCGTATCCTTGATCATAATAGTCACTAAATCCTTGGTTCCAGTTTTGGTCCTGACCTCGTCCTCGACCCCTAGTACCACCTCATccagcagctgcagctcctcttctacCTTTCTATTGTTGCTGCCTATATACCTCTTTGGGTTCTGCAACTTTGATTTCGTACTTCCCAGAACAAATTTGATGATAGCTgctttctaataatttctttactgGCTCTTCATCTGTATATGTGATAAAACGAAatcctcttctttcatttctgttcgTATCTTTGGAAAGTTCGATATTTTTGATCTGTCCAAGTGctctaaaatattcttttatttgctcttcagaagTATCTGGGCTCAAACCACCCACAAAACCTTTTTGGGGGGGaggttcttttccttttaaagcctttgcCCTTTTGGGTCTATCAATTTGCCATCCGATTTGGGTTCTTTCAGTTCCAAAACCTTATCAACACTAGCGGCATCTTTGAAAAGCACAAATTCAACTCCTCTTGATCTTCCAGTGACTGGATCTGTTTTAATTGTGCAGCCTACAGCCTCTCCAAATTGAGAGAAATAGATCTTTCTTGCTTGTACCCCAGCTCAAGCCTCCAATAAACATTTTACCGTCTTCCTGCTGATTCTTGCTTTGTGTTAGTCCTGGATCCCTGTGCGAATTCCTCTAtgttgctgtactcatttatgtCTTGCACGGTGGCAGAGTTGTCAGCAGGGGGTTGCTGCGTGCAGACCAAGCCCCGTTGTATGGAGTTGGATTTAAAATGGTGGCTGAAGAGGCGCcctctttttttaaacagctttattgaaatataattcatgtactatacaattcacccatataaattgtacaattcagcaatttttagtatattcacagttgtACAACCATTTCCGTAATCAACTTTAGAACTTTTATATCACTCCCAAAAGGAGTTCCCACATACCCCGCCCCCCGAAACAcggttttccttattattaacactttgcattacagtggtacctttgttacaattgatgaagccaAAATTATTACgattataatattaaatataggGTTCATTATGCTGCACAGgtctatgtttaaaaaattttttaattcagtggtgttaattacattcaaaatgttatgCCActatcactgccatccattaccaaaacttttccatcaccccagcagaaattctgtactaattaagcattaacttctcattccctacctccactatggcccctggtaacctgtattctagtttctgactctataaatttgcttattctaattatttctcataaatgaaatcatataatatttgtcctttcgtgtctatTACAAAAAtgttagcataatgtcttcaaggttcacccatgttatagcatgtatgagaacctcattccttttcctgaccaaatatattccattgtatgaatataccagatttgtttcatctcttcatctactgatggacacttgagttgcttccccTTCTTGTCTATTATGactaatgctgctgtgagcatttgTGTACAGTAGACCCCATCTCTCCACGGGTGAAACAGCATGTGAATACAGGGTAAGAGGAATTGTTGGTGACCATCTTTGCAGATAATCCACCACAATTTGCCCTTTGCCCTCAACAATTAATGCCCCTCCCATGTGCAAAAATACACCTACCCCTTCCAAGACCATCAGATATCTCATCCAATAACTGTATCACCTGCAAGTCCGGGCGTCATCATCTAAATAATCCATTTGTAGATAAGCCCCCAATGTGCCATGCTGCTCCATACCTTACCTTTGCTCACGCTGCACCCTGCATTCTGCACTCCTCATTCCCACTTCTGCCCCAACCTACCCATCCCTGGAGAGCAAACAAAACTTCACCTCCTCCACAAAGCTTTTCCTTACCACACCTCGGGTGGAATTTACCACCCCCATGTGCTTAAACTGCACTCTGTACAAACTTCTTTTGTAGCACTTCCTTCTAAATGAGATTAGATTCCCACTTTCTGCCCAGTTTATCTCCTTAATGTCTGAAATCAATCAACCTTACTCCTACCGTCTTAGTTAGGCTTTACTGTTTGTATTAGTCAGTATTTTTTAAGGCGTGCAAGCAAAAGAACCTCAGCTTTAAAAATTGAGAACCAAGGATCATCAGATACCTCAGTAAAGCCTCTAACATGAAAAGTGCTGatcaaaacaaacagcaaaaaggGACTCTGAAGGAACAGACAATGCAGGGAGCAGAAACTctcctccaaaaagaaaaaaaaacaaacaaaccctaatAGTCTTAAATACGTGGGAAGACAAATCTTATTGAAAAAGAGCAGGATACTATACAAAAAGGAACTCAGGAAACAAAAGCATTTAGTCAAGAAGAATGTTAAACTGACCTCAGTCCAAAAGACCTGTTTGGGTATCCAGTTCTTGCCAAACCAGAATTGAAGGCTTTTTGTCACAAGTGGAAATGTGATGTATGTTTGGCTAtcttttgtaacctaacaaactATCACCCCAAATCACAGGGTTTGTGATTCTGCAGTTTGGGCAGGGCCTGGCAGGAAATACTCATCTGGActccacatggcttctgctgGGACTGGAACATAGATGGTAACCAGTGTGCTTGGTTGGGTATGTGCACTTTCTACCTCAAATGAGATTTAGAAACTTTCCTCTTGGCTGTGTTTCATGTCCATAGATTGGGTTGGCCTGTACCTGCAATTGGGAGAAAGAAGCCATTTGGTTTGGCAGGTGCTTCAGAGGGAGAAAGATGGGAGGGGTCAGGAGGTACCTATGCCAAAATACTGCCATGTCCTTAAGCGTGTTCCAGCCCAATCCTGGACTTCTCCACTCCTACTGGCTTTGTTTGGCCACCTTCTTATTTCCCTTGAAGTTTTAATCTGTTCTTCACAGCACTTAGCAGAACCATATTCTGTCAACTCTCCCAGTTTCGGTGGAATCTTAGCTTTTTTGGTTCATTACAGCAAGAAATCGCTCCctcaaatccaaaaaaaaaaaagaaaaaagaattccatAGGTCTGGCATTTCAACTGGGATGGCTTGAAACAGCTGGGGGCTAGATGGGTCAGTCCTCTGTCTTCCCCTCCACGAGGCCTCTCAGTGTGGCTAGCGTGGGCATCCTCCCACGTGGCAGTCTCAATGTAGTTGGGCGTCTTCCATGTTAGAggataaaaatgaactaaaaaactCATTACTTAACTTAGTGGTTTTACAAAAACATTGTAAAAATAGTACAAATGATTCCATATACCTTTCACCTAGATTTCTCCAAATCTTATATATAACCACAATACAGTTATCTGCCTGGCTTTCTTTGTCCCTGGACTCAGCGTCTAAGAATGTCGACTCCATCACATTCTGTTGGTCGGAGTAGCCACAGGTTTATCTAGAttcaaagggaagggaaagaaacttCACTCCTTGTTGGGGGTTGGGAGAGAGAGTGGCAAGGTCACATTGCAAAACAGCACGTGAAATGGGAAATATTGTAGGTGTGTCTTTGGAAACACTACCACAAGTTCCAGTGACAACAAGTAAACTGTTTCAGTGAAGCATTCTAAGTTACAAAACTATTTCTAGGTTTTCATGAATATACCATAGTAAGAGAACTATTTAAATGACAAATTAAAAACCACATCTCTAGTCTTAGATCAGAAAATAAgcaatcttctttttttttttcctttttgtttccacAAAGCGTTTATTAcatgcggggtgggggtggggggtgcttaGTCTTTCTTGGCAGCTGCTTTCCTCATGGCAGCCAGGGCGTTGCTCAGCTCCCCTCTCTTCCTCTTGGCACAGATGTGTGTCCCCACCTTTTTCTTGATGAACTTGAGGGCCCGCTTATCCTTGGAAACCTTGAGCAGCTCCATGGCGCACTGCTCATACGGAGTGAAGCCGCACACCTCCCGGATCATGTCCCGCACGAACTTGGTGTGCTTGGTGTGCTTGGTGAAGCACCCGCGGCGGCGACTGTGCCTCGGCTTGCTTACGTTCTTGGTTACCTTATGGCCCTTGTTGAGGCCCACGGCCATGGGGTAGCTGCCTTGTTGCAATCTTTCTTTTTAAGGAAGGTTTTTGTGAATTGGTTAGAAGTTCATGAaaggaggttttttttgttttgttttgttttaattctatcaccaaaattaaaatgaCTTCCACTCAGATGCCTCTAATCGTCGGAAGTGGAAGTGTCCTTAGAGACTCAGGCTAATCACCCTTCCCAGCTCCTGGCAGACATCCCTCATCAATTATGGCTCCTGCTAGGCCTGAATGTGGCTTCAGAATCCTTCTTGCCAAAGCATTCTAGGCAGCCACTATGAATGAACAGGTTTGAATTGTTAGGTAAGATGTTAGGTAAGATGAAACCCACCTACCATTCCTTGCTAG from Choloepus didactylus isolate mChoDid1 chromosome 13, mChoDid1.pri, whole genome shotgun sequence includes:
- the LOC119508384 gene encoding 60S ribosomal protein L36-like, which translates into the protein MEPERLQQGSYPMAVGLNKGHKVTKNVSKPRHSRRRGCFTKHTKHTKFVRDMIREVCGFTPYEQCAMELLKVSKDKRALKFIKKKVGTHICAKRKRGELSNALAAMRKAAAKKD